A window from Photobacterium sp. DA100 encodes these proteins:
- a CDS encoding HD domain-containing protein: protein MTSSQYLKLEQVLESYIRSLETADLAHDLSHIKRVVAAAKQLGVQEKANLDVIIPAAWLHDCVSLPKDHPKRSQASKMAGKKAVALLRSLQYPEHYFSAIAHAIEAHSFSANITPETLEAKIVQDADRIDALGAIGIARCIQVSTGFNSALYATDDPFAEHRELNDKAYCIDHFHTKLFKLSATMNTQAGRQEAERRTEYMKGFLRQLGHEIGEAGQ from the coding sequence ATGACCTCCAGCCAATACCTGAAATTAGAACAAGTTCTCGAAAGCTATATCCGCTCTCTCGAAACTGCTGACCTGGCCCATGACTTAAGCCACATCAAGCGGGTTGTCGCCGCAGCCAAGCAATTAGGCGTACAGGAGAAAGCCAACCTGGACGTTATCATTCCGGCAGCCTGGCTCCATGACTGTGTATCTCTGCCCAAGGATCACCCTAAGCGAAGCCAAGCATCAAAAATGGCGGGCAAAAAAGCTGTGGCGCTCCTGCGAAGCCTCCAATACCCAGAACACTATTTCAGTGCCATCGCCCATGCAATAGAAGCCCACAGCTTCAGCGCCAATATCACACCTGAAACTTTAGAGGCAAAAATAGTGCAGGACGCCGATCGCATTGACGCGCTCGGTGCTATCGGCATTGCACGGTGCATCCAGGTCAGTACCGGTTTCAATTCCGCGCTTTACGCAACTGACGATCCGTTTGCCGAGCACCGAGAACTCAATGACAAGGCCTATTGCATTGATCACTTCCACACCAAGCTATTCAAACTATCAGCCACGATGAATACCCAAGCAGGCAGGCAGGAAGCCGAGCGGCGGACAGAATATATGAAAGGGTTTCTCCGCCAGCTGGGCCATGAAATTGGCGAGGCCGGACAATAA